Genomic segment of Schistocerca nitens isolate TAMUIC-IGC-003100 chromosome 9, iqSchNite1.1, whole genome shotgun sequence:
tgctTGCCCTTCTTCaaaagttctctgaatgcttcaatccacaggtgaagagcaaattagacaaatcgacgctgaagcaccggattagcactgaagACCATCAGCccataagccagagagcatatcgTGTGTCAGCAATTGAACGTCGAATAATTCGGGACAAGGTAGAGATAATGATgatgaatgacatcattcagccttcacacagcccatggtcgtcaccagcggtcctcgtcaggaagaaggatggcagctgGCGCTTTTCTGTTGATTACAGGTAGCTTAATAAGATAACGAaacaggacgtttaccctcttccacgaattgacgatacacaaggttgtctgaagggggctaagtttttctcaactatggacatgtactcgggagacaggcaaatcgaagtagatgattCTGATCGTGGGAAAACCGCATTCattacccctgagggcctgtatgagtttatggtaatgccgtttggtttgtgtaatgcaccagtaacttttgaacagatgatgaataatcttctaagtcacctgaagtgcaCGATGTGTCTTTGATATTTAGATGACATTGCAgagttctcagagacattttatgAACACATAAAAATACTGCGGGCAGTTCTTAAGTGTCTTCAACAAGgcggagcaaaagaaatcaaaatacttgaacACCttttgtcaaacgaaggtgtgtggcCAAACCCAGAAAAGGTgaaatctataacggaatttcctattcctaaaagtattaaaaatgtgagaagcttcctcagctATCGCTTGGCGTGCGAGAGGTGCtgggatgatggataatcttctaagtcgcCTGAAGTGGACGATATTAGTGCCCTAAGCGCCTTCATAATTTCGCTGGACTTAAATACGAActggaataaaaaataaacaactgcAAAAGAAGAGCATTTCTTATGGAACTTTGCTGCGCCGACTTCTGTTTTTCTGTACTAGACTTGTTCCAAGTCTAGTACAGAAAAACAGAAGTCGGCGCAGcaaaatttctcttcctcatcCTCCCCCTCCAGAAGAAGTGCTTATGGGGTCAAAATGTGGACGGTGCTCCCGATGCGAACGTTCAGTGGATGGAAAACATTCAGACACGTGCATAAGaagcttttcttttgtttgtaaATAGATTTGTTTCAAATGTAAACATCTAGAAGGTCAAGGATTAGGACAAGATCTGTCTGTGCTTAAATACATAGTTCACATGGTTTTAATTAGTAATGTACGCtttgaaggctttcacgactggatgtttcagctgccgagaattcttccgggttgtatggccgtggtccatggaactgttCAATCCCTGGCGTTTGGTCCAAAGCTATggtggacatcttcggaggtgctcatGGTTGTGCTTAGTCTTTGCCGACTGACGAGATAATTTGTCCTCCGAGGTGTGATGGAGTTCGctgcagttattgctttgcctccaTGCATGCTGATGTAATGTGTCCTCACTTGTTGATTGTCTTCAGGGGTGTttcctcagcacagttctgcagtgctagctaggcagcgagcaggtgtggccatcTGGTGGTGATGCTGCGCGGCAGTTTACGGCCCAGCGTCCGGGTTTGGGCATTGTTTGACCGGccagcacgttcgtaaaaggtgcgggTGGTCGTCTTGAAGAGGTCACGGAGCAACTTCCGCGATGTCGTGTAGATGAGCGCTggggaaatcgtaaggcaggtgtaaggccaggtGAAGTatgcgattctgcagtgtctccagcttcttgaGGTTggtgtcggcggcgttcccccagacgacggcagcgtattggagtacagggcggagcagTGACTTGTACAGAGTGATGCCCAGCGGTGGTGGTAGTTGGGAGCCGGGGTTCGGCATCGGGTAGAGTTTgcggagcctgttccgcactttgTTCTTCACTTCGTGGATGTGCGGAACCCACgagagtcggcggtcgatggtgacgccgaggtaatgcgccgttggacgccacgggacagggcttccacctacggtgagcggttgcagacctgcaggaacgagtcttctggtgacgatcaggaactgcgtcTTGGCCCCATTGAATTGTAGACGCCACTTGACGGCCCAGGCGGCCAGGGTGTCAAaggcgagctgcagacggcggcgcatgacggcggcattgaggcttctcgtatatagagccgtgtcatccgcgtacagggcgaaCCACACACGGTCGATCTTCGGTGCATCAGAAGTttacagcgagtacaggagtggccccaagaccgagccctgcGGCACACCGACGTTGATGCGGCTGACGGTGGACAATCcatgcgcggcccgcacatggaaggCCCGATCTTCAAGATAGGAACGGATGAGACGGACGTGCGACGCCTATACCCCAAGTTCAAAATGTTTGAATAAGAGGCCAcggtgccacacactgtcaaaAGCACGCGAGACGTCGAAGAAAACCGCGCCaaagaactcgcgctgctcgagggcgacgaacgcatcttccactagccgaaggagttgGTGAACTTCCGAGTGGCCCCAGCGAAAGCCGAACTCCTCTTCTGGCAGGAGGCCTTCCTTGTCAACTTGGCGCTGCAGTCGCCTGATGTtcaccctttcaaagaccttggagacggtCTGTAGTTCGCGGGCGgcgcagatccttccccatcttcggaatcgccacgatatctgcatgcttccaggactgaggaaaactgcaggacaGGAGGATTTCATTAAAGACGTTGGGGAGGTGAGTAACAGCCCTTCTTGAGAAgggcgttggaaacttcgtctggaCCCGCAGTTTTCCTGGGGTTCAGGGCGCGCAGGATGGATAACACCTCTTCCGCCGTCGCctcttcaatgacgtcatcgtcgtcgcgtgcctccaagTAGCGCGGGAGCTGGTCAGCAACCAGGTCGTCTTGGACAGCGTCGGTCGGGTCTTCTATCGGCGTAAACGCAGCCTCAAAAACGTCTGCGAGGGCATAAGCTTTCGCAgctggttcgcagacagcctgaccatTGACCATCAGCGGAGGGATacgttgcgtgcggcgtaggaaacTCTTCGTCGTTCGCCAGGCCGTGCCGTCGTCAAGGCAGAGGGTGGCGACCTTGTTAGTACAGCGATGGTTGTCAATGGCGGCGcggatgtcccgacgcatcctgttgaggaggcgcttggtgtcggcatttcttgtcctctgccactcccggtaggcccggttcttctcagtgatggccgcaaggatgtccggcggcagctgtcgggagtagtcaggcggagtGCGTGGTCGGGGCTGCGTGGCTGCTTTTGCTGCGGCGATCGTGGTTGCCGCGAAGTGCAGAAGTGCTGCGTCCGCTCCAGAGTCCGCAGGGGGCGGTGCGGCGGTGAATAAGTCCGTCACGTCTGcttgaaacctgtcccagtcgatgccagcaagCGAGATGCCTCTCCTGGGGTGTTGTGTGGCGTCCAGATCTATATCAAGAACCACTGGGACATGATCAGAAGACAGTGCTGTCATCGTCGTGGCAGTTATCTGATGTgggatgcccttgacgaccgcGCTGTCTATTATATCCGGGTGGCCACGGGCAGGGAAGATGGTCGGGTCGtacggccccaccacaagcgcGTGATGACGTTCTGTTACCCTGAGCAGGCACCGTCCAGcggcattggtgatcctggagttccaggTGATATGTTTGCTATTGAAGTCCCTGGCGACGAACATCTGCCCCCTCAAGGAGAGCAGAGCAGCGATGTCAGCAGGGTCCAGTGAACGGGACGGCAGTCTATAGGCAGCGATGAACGTGATGGCGCCCGCCGAGGTAtgaacgacgacaccagtggcctccagcgttgccagtggtggaagttgtatcacatgatgacgaatgccattgcggGCGTAAACGGCTGTCCCTCCGCCCGCCATCAGTCGACCCCAGGCTTCAGGTGGGTTTCGCTGATAAGACAGACGTCGACGGCTTCGTCTCGAAGAAATTGGCTAAGTTTGCCGGCTTGGGTGCGGACGCCGTTGGCATTCTACGCGACGACCGTGAGCCCTCTAACGCTGCCCACGGTGCAGCTGGTGAGTGTTGACAGCGGTCGGGGCCAGAGCGGCCATCGGCActgcagcggtgagttgctgcgacaggacctCGATCAACTTCGTGGCACTGGTCACTAGGGCAGTGAGCTGCGCGACGAGGTTGGCCAGGTCAGGGGTGGAGGCAGCAGGCGGGGCCCCGTCGCTGGAAGGGGGAGGCGAGGCTGCTTCGCTGTGAGAGTCCACCTGGGGCTGCTCGACTGACGTTGCTGAGCACTGGGTACCCTCGGGGCGTCGAACCCCGCGCCGGCGGTTGGCGGGGGGCGGTCCGGAAGACGCCACGGGAGAGGCAGTTCCAGGTTCCGCCACTAGCGGCTGTGGTGGAGGCGCAGGGGCCTCAGGTGTTggcacggcctcggatgcggcGGGAGAAGGAGCGGCCGACGCTGTCGGGAGGGCGGAGGACGCCCCCGTTGCTGCCGCTGCGAAAGAGACGCCAGGCCGTCTCGTTGCTGGCTTCTTCGGACGTGGCGCGGGTGTTTggccacgttggcgagcgatggcacgcttccacacctcacacccacgataaCTGGCCGCCTGTGCACCGCCACAGAGTGCACATGTTGGCTTCTCGGTGGGCGGACGGGGGCACGCTCGTCCTGCGTGGGACACATCTGTCCGGCATAGAGCAGTGGCGCGCGACGTGATTCATCTCCTGGCAGCGAAAGCAGTGCACTGGTCCTCTCCTGGAGCGAAGATCTTCGGTCCGAACTGGGACGTCGGCGACCCGTGTCAATTGGTAGAGCttgcggttctccacggtgtcGGAGCAGACGACCAGGAATAGCGGCATATCATCGCTTGATTTAGGCCACTTCATTTTCACGACTGCCCGgatgtagaagcccaggtcagcgagttcacgatgcaggtgatcggcCGCCATGTTGAATGGGAGGTCGCGTAACACGATCTTCAGGACCTTGTCAGCCGCAGAAGCGTGGGTATTGAAGTTGATACCACGCTCAAACGCCTTCTGAGGACCCGGCGATAATCGTCAGCAGTGCGGAGTGTAACCCGGTACAAGTAATGCCCCGCAGGCTTCACGGTGTACACGGCcgttgtccagctgcgcaacaacttctgcagttccccacacggggccggccgtggtggtctagcggttctaggcgctcagtccggaaccgcgctactgctacggtcgcaggtccgaatcctgcctcgggcatggatgtgtgtgatgtccttaggttagttaggtttaagtagttctaagttctaggcgactgatgaccacagatgttaagtcccatagtgctcaga
This window contains:
- the LOC126204240 gene encoding nematocyst expressed protein 3-like; the encoded protein is MAADHLHRELADLGFYIRAVVKMKWPKSSDDMPLFLVVCSDTVENRKLYQLTRVADVPVRTEDLRSRRGPVHCFRCQEMNHVARHCSMPDRCVPRRTSVPPSAHREANMCTLWRCTAAATGASSALPTASAAPSPAASEAVPTPEAPAPPPQPLVAEPGTASPVASSGPPPANRRRGVRRPEGTQCSATSVEQPQVDSHSEAASPPPSSDGAPPAASTPDLANLVAQLTALVTSATKLIEVLSQQLTAAVPMAALAPTAVNTHQLHRGQR